In one window of Qipengyuania profundimaris DNA:
- a CDS encoding TonB family protein, translated as MAYADQEMSGNRIVAIIIVALIHIALGYALITGLAYNAVQQVVERVTTIDIEEPPPPEPEDEPPPPPEPDTAPPPPVAPPPPISIAPAPPPIRTQQTIPPPAPPALRIPPPAPPAPPPPPPAPPPPSKAQGATPRGQAGWARRIQSNYPRRAEREGTEGNVGVSVTVGTDGRVASCSVTSSSGSSDLDSAACDGMTRYARFNPALDRAGNPITDTYRTTIVYQLN; from the coding sequence ATGGCATATGCTGACCAGGAGATGAGCGGCAATCGCATTGTCGCGATTATCATCGTTGCTCTCATCCATATCGCTCTCGGTTACGCTCTCATCACCGGCCTCGCATACAATGCGGTGCAGCAGGTGGTGGAGCGCGTGACCACGATCGATATCGAGGAGCCGCCGCCGCCCGAGCCGGAGGATGAGCCTCCGCCGCCACCTGAGCCCGATACGGCACCGCCGCCGCCGGTGGCGCCCCCGCCGCCGATCAGTATCGCGCCGGCACCGCCGCCGATCCGTACGCAGCAGACGATCCCGCCGCCGGCCCCGCCTGCGCTGCGCATCCCGCCGCCTGCGCCGCCGGCTCCGCCGCCGCCGCCGCCGGCTCCGCCTCCTCCGTCCAAGGCCCAGGGCGCTACGCCCCGTGGTCAGGCCGGCTGGGCGCGCCGCATCCAGTCGAACTATCCGCGCCGTGCGGAACGCGAAGGCACCGAGGGCAATGTCGGCGTTTCGGTGACGGTCGGAACCGATGGCCGCGTAGCCAGCTGTTCCGTCACCAGTTCGAGCGGATCGAGCGATCTCGATTCGGCCGCCTGCGACGGTATGACCCGCTATGCGCGGTTCAACCCGGCACTCGACCGGGCGGGCAACCCGATCACGGATACCTATCGGACGACGATCGTCTACCAGCTCAACTAG
- a CDS encoding MotA/TolQ/ExbB proton channel family protein, which translates to MTFQFLAAAGEAAPQNSFGFLEAMEQGGFVAWFILGVMVIMSVGSFYILFTKLFEQRKVMNQYGAVRNQFWKQNSLKEGAAKLEKNSAWRQLVDDALMAEDQHSKMTDKLEAHDWMHGSLARSEDAINAKLASGLPFLATVGATAPFVGLLGTVIGIYRALINIGIAGSASIDKVAGPVGEALIMTAIGLLVAVPAVFAYNWLQSRNRRIAEMLNGFSTDLLANINSNGTVKPVTTTAAARPSTAKAASATKTTTTAGAKPATTNPGTTGAIKK; encoded by the coding sequence ATGACCTTTCAATTCCTTGCTGCCGCCGGCGAAGCGGCCCCGCAGAACTCCTTCGGCTTTCTCGAGGCAATGGAACAGGGCGGCTTCGTCGCCTGGTTCATCCTCGGCGTCATGGTCATCATGTCGGTCGGCTCGTTCTACATTCTGTTCACCAAGCTGTTCGAACAGCGCAAGGTGATGAACCAGTACGGTGCCGTGCGTAACCAGTTCTGGAAGCAGAACAGCCTCAAGGAAGGCGCGGCCAAGCTGGAAAAGAACAGCGCCTGGCGCCAGCTGGTCGACGATGCCCTGATGGCTGAAGACCAGCACTCGAAGATGACCGACAAGCTCGAAGCGCACGACTGGATGCACGGCTCGCTCGCACGTTCGGAAGACGCGATCAACGCGAAGCTCGCCAGCGGCCTGCCGTTCCTCGCCACCGTCGGCGCGACTGCACCGTTCGTCGGCTTGCTCGGCACCGTGATCGGGATCTACCGCGCGCTGATCAACATCGGCATCGCCGGGTCGGCCTCGATCGACAAGGTTGCCGGCCCCGTCGGCGAGGCGCTGATCATGACCGCCATCGGCCTGCTGGTCGCGGTTCCCGCCGTGTTCGCCTATAACTGGCTGCAGAGCCGCAACCGCCGGATCGCCGAGATGCTCAACGGCTTCTCGACCGACCTGCTGGCGAACATCAACTCGAACGGTACCGTCAAGCCGGTGACCACGACTGCTGCGGCTCGCCCTTCAACCGCCAAGGCTGCGTCGGCAACCAAGACGACCACGACCGCTGGTGCGAAGCCTGCCACGACCAACCCAGGCACCACCGGCGCGATCAAGAAGTAA
- a CDS encoding ExbD/TolR family protein, with product MAISTGGGANTPMSDINTTPLVDVMLVLLIIFLIAVPVAIQTIEKLEIPVFESVESKDKVENLLLTVSTTDSSGRSAGEPGFEGASRNGECRVYFNNISPVTSEELYDQAFERLDAIVQRAGGPEAIMDDPDAIPQVHIRGDVNAPWSCVAGAIYNVQAAGYPTVGFISNPVDPNA from the coding sequence ATGGCGATTTCGACAGGAGGGGGCGCTAATACGCCGATGTCGGACATCAACACCACGCCGCTCGTGGACGTGATGCTGGTGCTTCTCATCATCTTCCTCATCGCGGTCCCGGTCGCGATCCAGACGATCGAAAAGCTCGAGATCCCGGTTTTCGAATCGGTGGAATCGAAAGACAAGGTCGAGAATCTGCTTCTGACCGTCAGCACCACCGATAGTTCAGGCCGCAGCGCGGGCGAACCCGGTTTCGAAGGTGCCTCGCGGAACGGCGAATGCCGCGTGTATTTCAACAATATCTCGCCGGTGACCTCGGAAGAACTGTACGACCAGGCATTCGAACGTCTCGATGCAATCGTGCAGCGCGCAGGTGGCCCGGAAGCGATCATGGACGATCCGGATGCCATCCCGCAGGTGCATATCCGCGGCGATGTGAACGCGCCGTGGTCCTGCGTGGCCGGCGCCATTTATAATGTACAGGCGGCCGGTTATCCGACCGTCGGCTTCATCTCGAACCCGGTCGACCCGAACGCGTAA
- a CDS encoding ExbD/TolR family protein — translation MAMSGGKDDGAPMMEMNMTPLIDVLLVLLIMFIITIPVATHAVNIDLPAPSPTPPDVIVEPEKNKLVLTATDEILWNGNTINDGQLRTLLAQSTQMAVEPELQFEPEALASYDLAARVLQIIKASGVTKFGFVGNERYRTFGSAG, via the coding sequence ATGGCAATGTCAGGCGGCAAGGATGATGGCGCCCCGATGATGGAAATGAACATGACGCCGTTGATCGACGTCCTGCTCGTGCTCCTCATCATGTTCATCATCACGATCCCGGTTGCGACCCACGCGGTCAATATCGACCTCCCGGCGCCGAGCCCGACCCCGCCCGACGTGATCGTCGAGCCGGAGAAGAACAAGCTCGTCCTCACCGCGACCGACGAGATCCTGTGGAACGGCAATACGATCAACGACGGCCAGTTGCGCACGCTCCTCGCCCAGTCGACGCAGATGGCCGTCGAGCCCGAACTGCAGTTCGAGCCTGAAGCGCTCGCCAGTTACGATCTGGCAGCGCGCGTGCTGCAGATCATCAAGGCCAGCGGCGTGACCAAGTTCGGCTTCGTCGGCAACGAGCGGTACCGGACCTTCGGCTCCGCCGGTTGA
- a CDS encoding colicin V family bacteriocin, which yields MQTLELQEIEIVGGGDYAREAAIAAGAAFGGTYGGAVGGAIGGFAGGLWYDWAESVGGSNVASVSDRYDRYQQ from the coding sequence ATGCAGACTCTCGAACTCCAGGAAATCGAAATCGTCGGTGGCGGCGACTACGCCCGAGAAGCGGCGATAGCAGCTGGCGCAGCATTCGGCGGAACCTATGGTGGTGCTGTGGGCGGTGCGATCGGCGGCTTTGCCGGCGGTCTCTGGTACGACTGGGCCGAATCTGTCGGCGGTAGCAACGTGGCTTCGGTGAGCGATCGCTACGACCGCTACCAACAGTAA
- a CDS encoding ExbD/TolR family protein — MSEMNITPLIDVMLVLLIMFIIVIPIATHALAIPLPNGKGIFRTEAINTVHIDARDRLYWNGQSLDRQQLLNQLAGAAALTDQPQIRFDPDPRASYDRSSRTIALIKDSGIEKFAFVGNERYRALGAD; from the coding sequence ATGTCCGAGATGAACATCACGCCGTTGATCGATGTTATGCTCGTCCTGTTGATCATGTTCATCATCGTGATCCCAATCGCAACGCATGCGCTCGCCATCCCCCTGCCCAATGGCAAAGGCATCTTCAGGACCGAAGCCATCAATACGGTCCATATCGATGCGCGCGACCGTCTCTACTGGAACGGGCAGTCGCTCGATCGCCAGCAGCTCCTAAACCAGCTTGCCGGAGCCGCAGCCCTCACCGATCAACCGCAGATCCGCTTCGATCCCGATCCCCGCGCCAGCTACGATCGCAGCTCGCGCACGATCGCGCTCATCAAGGACTCGGGCATCGAAAAATTCGCCTTCGTCGGCAATGAACGGTATCGCGCTCTCGGTGCCGACTGA
- a CDS encoding ExbD/TolR family protein — translation MNGIALSVPTDRCRRPRRRYCHGEPIGRPDSLPILLFVFALIAALLAMSPRATHFLKVDLPAPYPPGYLEVLTPSYDRIVIAANGNARWNSVPVNDAQLRFILDQSAMRPLQHSLLLTPDAQTPYPRVLEILRLVAAAGLNDRCFRFSGNARFARYDRPETFDNLVSPETVECLPYG, via the coding sequence ATGAACGGTATCGCGCTCTCGGTGCCGACTGATCGGTGCAGGCGGCCACGCCGCCGCTACTGCCACGGCGAGCCGATCGGCAGGCCCGACAGCCTGCCGATCCTGCTTTTCGTCTTTGCGCTCATCGCGGCCCTGCTCGCAATGTCGCCGCGCGCCACGCACTTCCTGAAGGTGGACCTGCCGGCTCCGTATCCACCCGGCTATTTAGAAGTCCTGACACCGAGCTATGACCGGATCGTGATCGCCGCCAACGGGAATGCCCGATGGAATTCGGTTCCGGTGAACGATGCGCAGCTTCGTTTCATTCTCGATCAGTCCGCCATGCGTCCGCTGCAGCATAGCCTCCTTCTGACGCCCGACGCGCAAACTCCCTATCCGCGCGTCCTCGAAATACTCCGCCTTGTCGCCGCCGCAGGGCTGAACGACCGATGCTTTCGTTTCTCCGGAAATGCCCGCTTTGCGCGCTACGACAGGCCCGAAACCTTCGACAACCTCGTCTCTCCCGAAACGGTCGAATGCCTCCCCTATGGCTGA
- a CDS encoding ligase-associated DNA damage response DEXH box helicase, with protein MKPGAVPPEIAEWFAARDWRVRRHQAEMLGASDAGRHALLVADTGAGKTLAGFLPTLADFASSRLDGAAPPDGLHTLYVSPLKALAHDVQRNLLTPIEEIGLPIRVETRSGDTPSGRKKRQRTKPPHVLLTTPESLSLLLSYPDSFELFAGLKRIVIDEVHAFATGKRGDLLALALSRLQGIAPDLQRAALSATVAEPEKFREWLAPWGDIDTVELVEGEAGAPAEVEILLPDEERVPWGGHAATWAIPQLYEQIKTNRTSLIFTNTRFLAEYIFQHLWDVNEDNLPIGVHHGSLSKEARRKVEGAMARGELRALVATASLDLGVDWGDIDLVVQMGAPKGSSRLLQRIGRANHRLDQPSRALLVPGNRFEFLEATAAREAVDEGQRDGEDFRPGGLDVLAQHVMACACAAPFHEDELLAEIRSSLAYAWVDEEAWQRVLSFVETGGYSLKAYDKFKRILRDKQGVWRLTHPEQAQRHRMNAGIIIDSEMLEVRINSGRGRGGRSLGKIEERFAASLSPGDTFAFAGMSLEVVKLQDMEVLVKAATSNAMIPSYGGQRMPLTTHLAERVREMLVDRAGWARFPDDVREWLEVQDWRSRMPGPGQLLVESFPHAKRHYSVYYTFEGWNANQSLGMLITRRMEDMGLLPGGFVANDYSLAVWGLKPVTDPAPLLSPDILQDEFIDWVQNSHLLRRAFREVAVIGGLVERQHPGKRKTGKQVTFSTDLIYDVLRKYEPDHVLLEAAWADARTRMTDVGRLGDLLDRSAEQLVHVELDRVSPLAVPVMVMIGREATPQGAVDDELLLEAESLAGAAMRVDELPQP; from the coding sequence ATGAAGCCCGGTGCCGTGCCTCCCGAAATCGCCGAATGGTTTGCGGCGCGTGACTGGCGCGTTCGGCGACATCAGGCGGAGATGCTCGGCGCCAGCGATGCGGGGCGGCATGCGCTGCTGGTGGCCGATACGGGGGCGGGCAAGACGCTGGCGGGCTTCCTGCCGACTCTTGCCGACTTCGCGTCTTCGCGGCTTGATGGCGCCGCGCCACCTGATGGTCTCCACACGCTCTATGTCTCGCCTCTCAAGGCGCTGGCGCATGACGTTCAGCGCAACCTGCTGACGCCGATCGAGGAGATCGGCCTGCCGATCCGCGTCGAAACCCGCAGCGGCGATACACCGTCGGGTCGCAAGAAACGCCAGCGGACGAAGCCGCCGCATGTGCTCCTGACCACGCCGGAAAGCCTGTCGCTGCTGCTCAGCTATCCCGATAGTTTCGAGCTGTTCGCCGGTCTCAAACGCATCGTAATCGACGAGGTGCATGCTTTCGCCACCGGCAAGCGCGGCGATCTTCTGGCGCTGGCCCTGTCGCGCTTGCAGGGGATTGCGCCGGACCTCCAGCGCGCCGCGCTATCGGCCACCGTCGCCGAACCGGAGAAATTTCGCGAATGGCTTGCGCCTTGGGGCGATATCGACACGGTCGAACTGGTCGAGGGCGAGGCCGGCGCGCCGGCGGAGGTCGAGATCCTGCTGCCCGACGAAGAGCGCGTGCCATGGGGCGGGCACGCCGCGACCTGGGCGATCCCGCAGCTCTACGAGCAGATCAAGACCAACCGTACCTCGCTGATCTTCACCAACACCCGCTTCCTTGCGGAATATATCTTCCAGCACCTATGGGACGTGAACGAGGACAACCTCCCCATCGGCGTCCATCACGGCTCCCTCTCGAAAGAGGCGCGGCGCAAGGTGGAGGGCGCGATGGCGCGCGGCGAATTGCGCGCGCTGGTGGCGACGGCCAGCCTCGACCTCGGGGTCGACTGGGGCGATATCGACCTCGTCGTGCAGATGGGCGCGCCGAAGGGCTCGAGCCGCCTGCTCCAGCGTATCGGCCGCGCGAATCACCGGCTGGACCAACCGAGCCGCGCGCTGCTGGTGCCGGGCAATCGCTTCGAATTTCTAGAGGCGACGGCAGCGCGCGAGGCGGTGGACGAGGGGCAGCGGGACGGCGAGGATTTTCGCCCCGGCGGGCTGGACGTGCTTGCCCAGCATGTGATGGCGTGCGCCTGCGCGGCGCCGTTCCATGAAGACGAATTGCTCGCTGAAATACGCTCCAGCCTTGCCTATGCCTGGGTCGACGAAGAGGCATGGCAGCGGGTGCTCTCCTTCGTCGAAACCGGCGGCTATTCGCTCAAGGCCTACGACAAGTTCAAGCGCATCTTGCGCGACAAGCAGGGCGTCTGGCGGCTCACCCATCCCGAACAGGCGCAGCGGCACCGGATGAACGCCGGGATCATCATCGACAGCGAGATGCTGGAGGTGCGGATCAACTCGGGGCGCGGGCGCGGCGGGCGCAGTCTCGGCAAGATCGAAGAGCGGTTCGCCGCCTCGCTGTCACCCGGCGACACCTTCGCCTTTGCCGGGATGAGCCTGGAGGTCGTCAAGCTGCAGGACATGGAAGTGCTGGTGAAGGCCGCGACGTCCAATGCGATGATCCCGAGCTATGGCGGCCAGCGCATGCCGTTGACAACGCACCTTGCCGAGCGGGTGCGCGAAATGCTGGTCGATCGCGCTGGCTGGGCGCGTTTCCCGGACGATGTGCGCGAATGGCTGGAGGTGCAGGACTGGCGCAGCCGGATGCCGGGGCCGGGCCAACTGCTGGTCGAAAGCTTCCCGCACGCCAAGCGCCACTACAGCGTCTATTATACGTTCGAGGGGTGGAACGCGAACCAGAGCCTCGGCATGCTGATAACCCGGCGCATGGAAGACATGGGGCTGCTACCGGGCGGCTTCGTGGCGAACGATTACTCGCTGGCGGTGTGGGGTTTGAAACCGGTAACCGACCCGGCGCCGCTGCTGTCGCCGGATATCCTGCAGGACGAATTCATCGATTGGGTGCAGAACTCGCACCTGTTGCGCCGTGCTTTCCGCGAGGTGGCGGTGATCGGCGGTTTGGTCGAACGGCAGCATCCGGGCAAGCGCAAGACCGGCAAGCAGGTCACCTTTTCGACCGACCTGATATACGACGTGCTGCGAAAATACGAGCCCGACCACGTGCTGCTGGAGGCCGCTTGGGCCGACGCGCGCACGAGGATGACCGATGTCGGGCGGTTGGGCGATTTGCTCGACCGTTCGGCCGAGCAACTGGTCCATGTCGAGCTCGACCGGGTTAGCCCGCTGGCGGTACCGGTGATGGTGATGATCGGGCGCGAGGCGACACCGCAGGGGGCGGTGGACGATGAACTTTTGTTAGAGGCAGAGAGCCTTGCCGGTGCGGCGATGCGGGTGGACGAGTTGCCTCAGCCATAG
- a CDS encoding DUF2059 domain-containing protein: MRNVLKTATFSLTLAMTTPALAQDQVEVTSEVPAGDGMAEFAKMMGGIFQTEPLTAEQAARLPQAEALVGTMMPEGFYGTMMSDMMDKMLRPMMSMFTQPKFVLAGRLEIDEERIEALDDGQRAELAGLLDPGYAERADAIITVMTDKMGGAFSVMEKPMREGLSKAYAVRFDEDQLADIATFFATPTGEIYAREQMALFADPQVMQSSMQALPAMMGSFGDMETAMTEAMATLPAERSYADLTDAERARMAGLLGVDAATLEDVVKPPKPMDEADGELEEL; the protein is encoded by the coding sequence ATGCGCAATGTTCTGAAAACGGCAACCTTCAGCCTGACTCTTGCCATGACGACACCGGCTTTGGCTCAGGACCAAGTCGAGGTTACGAGCGAGGTTCCGGCCGGCGATGGCATGGCCGAGTTCGCAAAGATGATGGGAGGTATTTTCCAGACCGAGCCACTGACTGCCGAGCAGGCGGCGCGGCTGCCGCAGGCCGAGGCACTGGTTGGCACCATGATGCCGGAAGGGTTCTATGGCACCATGATGAGCGACATGATGGACAAGATGTTGCGTCCGATGATGTCGATGTTCACTCAACCGAAATTCGTCCTCGCGGGCCGGCTGGAGATCGACGAAGAGCGGATTGAGGCGCTTGACGATGGCCAGCGTGCCGAGCTCGCCGGCCTGCTCGATCCCGGTTATGCCGAACGCGCCGATGCGATCATCACCGTGATGACCGACAAGATGGGCGGCGCCTTCTCCGTCATGGAAAAGCCGATGCGGGAAGGCTTGTCGAAGGCCTATGCGGTGCGGTTCGACGAGGACCAATTGGCTGACATTGCCACTTTCTTCGCGACGCCGACGGGGGAGATCTATGCGCGCGAGCAGATGGCGCTGTTCGCCGATCCACAGGTCATGCAATCGAGCATGCAGGCATTGCCCGCGATGATGGGCAGTTTTGGGGACATGGAGACCGCAATGACGGAGGCGATGGCGACATTGCCGGCAGAACGCAGCTATGCCGATCTTACCGACGCAGAGCGAGCGAGGATGGCCGGATTGCTGGGAGTTGATGCAGCGACATTGGAAGACGTGGTCAAGCCACCCAAACCGATGGATGAAGCCGACGGCGAACTGGAAGAACTGTAG
- the pgmG gene encoding phosphoglucomutase/phosphomannomutase PgmG — MSHDFDPTVLREYDIRGIIGETLSPDDARAIGRTFGSMLREAGGSRVAVGYDGRVSSPILEHALVEGLTAAGCDAVRVGMGPTPMLYYAEASDDKIDGGIQITGSHNPANYNGFKMVFQGRPFFGADIQELGRRSAAGEWADGRGEVETRDVMDAYIAKMVDALVDIDGTALAKLRVGWDAGNGAAGPALEQLVERLPGEHHLLFTEVDGNFPNHHPDPTVEANLEDLRTLVAEKSLDFGIAFDGDGDRIGAIDGQGRVIWGDQLLMIYAEDLLARRGDSPVIIADVKASRALYDHVAACGGKPLMWKTGHSLIKSKMKETGSPLAGEMSGHVFFADEYYGFDDALYAGVRLLAASARLGKSVTDLRSAMPDMINTPEMRFQVDESRKFAAIEEVKERLKDSPDEVDGTDGVRVTNDDGWWLLRASNTQDVLVARAESETQAGLTRLMAQIDEQLALSGLERGESVGH, encoded by the coding sequence ATGAGCCACGACTTCGATCCCACCGTGCTGCGCGAATACGACATTCGCGGAATTATCGGCGAAACCCTTAGCCCGGATGATGCGCGCGCCATCGGGCGGACCTTCGGGTCGATGCTGCGCGAAGCGGGCGGCTCGCGCGTGGCAGTCGGCTACGACGGGCGCGTGTCCTCGCCGATCCTCGAACATGCTCTCGTCGAAGGGCTGACGGCGGCGGGCTGCGACGCGGTCCGCGTCGGCATGGGGCCGACCCCTATGCTATATTATGCCGAGGCATCAGACGATAAGATCGACGGCGGCATCCAGATTACCGGTAGCCATAATCCCGCCAATTACAATGGCTTCAAGATGGTATTCCAGGGGCGTCCGTTTTTCGGCGCGGACATTCAAGAATTGGGTCGCCGGTCTGCCGCCGGCGAATGGGCCGACGGGAGGGGCGAGGTCGAAACCCGAGATGTGATGGACGCCTATATCGCCAAGATGGTCGATGCGCTGGTCGATATCGACGGGACGGCGCTCGCAAAGCTGCGCGTCGGCTGGGACGCGGGCAACGGCGCGGCCGGTCCGGCGCTGGAGCAACTCGTCGAGCGGCTGCCGGGCGAGCATCACCTGCTGTTTACCGAAGTCGATGGCAATTTCCCCAATCATCATCCCGATCCGACGGTGGAGGCCAATCTCGAAGACCTGCGCACGCTTGTCGCGGAGAAATCGCTCGATTTCGGTATCGCTTTCGACGGGGACGGGGACAGGATCGGGGCGATCGACGGGCAGGGCCGGGTCATCTGGGGTGACCAGCTGCTGATGATCTATGCCGAGGACCTGCTGGCGCGCCGCGGTGATTCGCCCGTGATCATCGCCGATGTGAAGGCCAGCCGTGCGCTTTACGACCACGTCGCCGCCTGCGGTGGCAAGCCGCTGATGTGGAAGACCGGCCACTCGCTAATCAAGTCCAAGATGAAGGAAACGGGATCGCCGCTGGCGGGCGAAATGAGCGGCCACGTGTTCTTTGCCGACGAATATTATGGTTTCGACGATGCGCTCTATGCCGGGGTGCGGTTGCTCGCGGCGTCGGCGCGGCTCGGCAAGTCGGTCACCGATCTGCGCAGCGCGATGCCGGATATGATCAACACGCCCGAAATGCGCTTCCAGGTCGATGAGAGCCGTAAATTCGCCGCGATCGAGGAGGTCAAGGAGCGTCTGAAGGACAGCCCGGACGAGGTCGACGGCACCGATGGTGTGCGTGTGACCAATGACGATGGCTGGTGGCTGCTACGCGCTTCGAACACGCAGGACGTGCTTGTCGCCCGCGCTGAAAGCGAAACGCAGGCGGGGCTGACCCGCTTGATGGCCCAAATCGACGAGCAACTGGCGCTGAGCGGGCTGGAGCGCGGCGAAAGCGTGGGGCACTGA
- a CDS encoding J domain-containing protein, with product MLRLIALAVLLSVACRWIFGRWPWEYLRARDTRSQALFRARKLLGVRKGAKARDIRDAHRRMTAMIHPDRGGTNAAMQDLNAARDLLLGDLPHEPPERPE from the coding sequence ATGCTTCGCCTCATCGCCCTGGCCGTGCTCCTGTCGGTCGCCTGTCGGTGGATATTCGGGCGCTGGCCTTGGGAATATCTGCGGGCACGGGACACCCGCTCGCAGGCGTTGTTCAGGGCACGCAAATTGCTGGGCGTGCGCAAGGGGGCAAAGGCGCGCGACATCCGTGACGCCCACCGCCGAATGACTGCCATGATCCATCCGGATCGCGGCGGAACGAATGCCGCAATGCAGGACCTCAACGCCGCGCGCGACCTGCTTCTGGGCGACCTGCCCCACGAACCACCGGAGCGACCCGAATGA
- a CDS encoding division plane positioning ATPase MipZ, protein MTSVPHRIVFANEKGGTGKSTTAVHVAVALAFRGARVVAFDLDHRQRTMCRYFENRADTMARRGIELPTAECHVVDGMDESQFEAFVGEHSDGADIVVIDTPGRDDPLARHAATTADTLVTPMNDSFVDFDLIGQVEGESFKVKKLSFYAELIWEARIKRSRAGLEQNRREMDWVVVRNRTGYTEARNMARIEQALTEMSKRVGFRVAKGLSERVIYRELFPSGLTLLDKGHLGDLGTSHLVARQELRTLIAHLRLPGASGAQPAESAA, encoded by the coding sequence ATGACGTCCGTCCCCCACCGTATTGTTTTCGCCAATGAAAAGGGCGGTACGGGTAAGTCGACGACCGCCGTCCATGTGGCTGTCGCACTGGCGTTTCGCGGGGCCCGCGTAGTCGCTTTCGATCTCGACCATCGCCAGCGCACCATGTGCCGCTATTTCGAGAACCGTGCCGACACGATGGCCCGGCGGGGCATCGAGTTGCCTACCGCCGAGTGCCATGTGGTGGACGGAATGGACGAGAGTCAGTTCGAGGCTTTCGTCGGCGAGCATTCCGACGGCGCCGACATCGTCGTCATCGACACGCCGGGGCGCGACGATCCGCTAGCGCGCCATGCCGCCACTACGGCCGACACGCTCGTAACCCCGATGAACGACAGCTTCGTCGATTTCGACCTCATCGGCCAGGTCGAGGGCGAAAGCTTCAAGGTCAAGAAACTGTCCTTCTATGCCGAGTTGATCTGGGAGGCGCGGATCAAGCGCAGCCGCGCAGGCCTCGAGCAGAACCGGCGCGAGATGGACTGGGTCGTCGTGCGCAACCGGACGGGCTATACCGAGGCGCGCAACATGGCGCGCATCGAACAGGCGCTGACCGAGATGTCGAAACGTGTGGGCTTCCGTGTCGCGAAAGGATTGTCCGAGCGCGTGATTTATCGCGAGCTGTTCCCCTCGGGTCTGACCTTGCTCGACAAAGGGCACCTCGGCGATCTCGGCACCAGTCACCTCGTCGCGCGACAGGAATTGCGCACGCTGATCGCGCATCTCCGCTTACCGGGCGCGTCCGGTGCCCAACCTGCCGAAAGCGCCGCCTGA
- a CDS encoding CsgG/HfaB family protein yields MNKFAVAALAVVASFSMAAEPVNAQGRSSGRKAQDRATMEIPRCTRNLGTVAIVEPDNQWWREFNLGSPEAIIRVFVQRSGCFTLVNRGRSMQSRAMERALADQGELQEGSNLGRGQVKAADYFLQPDIVSANSNSGGGGGVLGGVVGGLFGRTAGALAGGIRVKKGEANVTLSIVNARTTVEEALVEGYFRKKDLGWAAGGGLFGGGGGAAGGFGSYENTAIGQIIVLAYLNAYSDLVYQLGGLPEDAAAAAPEAR; encoded by the coding sequence ATGAACAAGTTCGCAGTGGCGGCGCTGGCCGTGGTCGCGTCCTTCAGCATGGCAGCCGAGCCGGTCAATGCGCAGGGCCGCTCGTCCGGCCGCAAGGCGCAGGATCGCGCCACGATGGAAATTCCGCGTTGCACGCGCAACCTGGGCACTGTCGCAATCGTCGAGCCCGACAATCAATGGTGGCGCGAGTTCAATCTCGGCAGCCCCGAAGCGATCATCCGCGTATTCGTGCAGCGATCTGGCTGCTTCACGCTCGTCAATCGCGGTCGGTCCATGCAGAGCCGCGCGATGGAGCGAGCGCTGGCCGACCAGGGCGAGTTGCAGGAAGGCTCGAACCTCGGTCGCGGCCAGGTGAAGGCAGCCGATTACTTCCTCCAGCCCGACATCGTCTCGGCCAATTCGAACTCCGGCGGTGGCGGCGGCGTGCTTGGCGGCGTCGTTGGCGGCCTATTCGGCCGCACCGCAGGCGCGCTGGCCGGTGGGATCCGAGTCAAGAAGGGCGAGGCCAATGTTACGCTCTCGATCGTCAACGCGCGCACCACAGTGGAGGAAGCGCTGGTCGAAGGCTATTTCCGTAAGAAGGACCTCGGCTGGGCAGCCGGCGGCGGCCTGTTTGGTGGCGGCGGCGGGGCTGCGGGAGGCTTCGGCAGCTATGAGAACACGGCGATCGGACAGATCATCGTGCTCGCCTATCTCAACGCCTATAGCGACCTCGTCTACCAGTTGGGCGGCTTGCCGGAAGATGCGGCCGCAGCGGCGCCGGAAGCCCGCTAG